A portion of the Streptococcus urinalis 2285-97 genome contains these proteins:
- a CDS encoding YvcK family protein, which produces MKKPKMTVIGGGTGIPVILNSLRTEEVDITAVVTVADDGGSSGELRSAMQLTPPGDLRNVLLAMSDMPRFYEKVFQYRFNESDGALAGHPLGNLIIAGISEMQGSTYNAIQILTKFFHITGKIYPSSEHPLTLHAVFNDGHQVTGESHIAEYKGMIDHVYVTNTYNDDEPKASRKVVDAILESDMIVLGPGSLFTSILPNLVIPEIKEALKQTKAEIVYICNIMTQYGETEHFTDADHVRVLNKHLGRDVIDTVLVNVETVPQDYMDHNKFDEYLIQVEHDFNALQKEANKIISSNFLRLEKGGAFHQGDFVVEELMNLVRVSRK; this is translated from the coding sequence ATGAAAAAACCAAAAATGACTGTTATTGGCGGAGGAACGGGTATACCTGTTATTTTAAATAGCTTAAGAACAGAAGAAGTTGATATTACAGCAGTTGTCACAGTTGCTGACGATGGAGGATCTTCCGGTGAATTGAGAAGTGCTATGCAATTAACACCTCCAGGGGACTTGAGAAATGTCCTTTTAGCGATGAGTGATATGCCAAGATTTTATGAAAAGGTATTTCAATATCGCTTTAATGAATCTGATGGTGCTTTAGCAGGTCACCCACTGGGAAATTTAATCATTGCAGGAATTTCTGAAATGCAAGGATCAACCTATAACGCCATCCAAATTCTAACAAAATTTTTTCATATTACTGGTAAAATCTATCCTTCAAGTGAACACCCACTGACATTACATGCTGTTTTTAATGACGGACATCAAGTTACCGGTGAAAGTCATATCGCCGAATACAAAGGTATGATTGATCATGTTTATGTTACAAATACCTATAATGATGATGAGCCAAAAGCAAGTCGAAAAGTTGTGGATGCTATTTTAGAGAGTGATATGATTGTACTTGGACCGGGTTCCTTATTTACGTCAATATTACCTAATCTCGTTATTCCAGAAATAAAAGAAGCGCTTAAACAAACAAAAGCTGAGATTGTCTATATTTGTAATATTATGACTCAATACGGGGAAACGGAACACTTCACAGATGCTGATCACGTTAGAGTGCTGAATAAACATCTGGGAAGAGATGTGATTGATACGGTTTTAGTAAACGTGGAAACAGTACCACAAGATTACATGGACCATAATAAATTTGATGAGTACCTTATTCAAGTTGAACATGATTTTAATGCTCTCCAAAAAGAAGCTAATAAAATTATTTCATCTAATTTTTTACGACTCGAAAAAGGTGGTGCATTTCATCAAGGCGATTTTGTTGTTGAAGAGTTAATGAATTTAGTTAGAGTGAGTCGAAAATGA
- the whiA gene encoding DNA-binding protein WhiA, translating to MSFTVKVKEDILQSSKSSQSELSAIIKMSGNLGITSKGLTLAIASENAKIARHIYSIIETFAGLQPEIKYHYKTNLKKNRVYTVFLDDQVDQLLSDLKLADSFFGIETGIEACILANDESGRQYLRGAFLATGTIRDPETGKYQLEIFSVYQDHAEDLANLMRKFMLDAKVIQHKNGAITYLQKAEDIIDFLIIVGAMTSKEAFEEVKILRETRNDINRANNAETANIAKTIKASMKTINNIIKIKETVGIESLPIELQQVAQMRIENPDYSIQQMADQLPFEISKSGVNHRLRKLNKIAEDI from the coding sequence ATGAGTTTTACAGTAAAAGTAAAAGAAGATATATTACAGTCGTCCAAAAGTAGCCAGTCAGAACTTTCAGCAATTATCAAAATGTCTGGTAATCTAGGAATAACTTCTAAAGGATTGACTTTAGCAATTGCAAGTGAAAATGCTAAAATTGCCAGACATATTTATTCGATCATAGAAACTTTTGCAGGATTACAACCTGAAATAAAATATCATTACAAAACAAACCTCAAAAAAAATAGAGTATATACAGTATTTCTTGATGACCAAGTTGATCAGTTATTATCAGACTTAAAATTAGCAGATTCCTTCTTCGGAATTGAGACTGGAATAGAAGCGTGTATTTTAGCTAATGACGAAAGTGGTAGACAATACTTAAGAGGTGCATTTTTGGCAACTGGTACTATAAGAGATCCTGAAACTGGGAAATACCAATTGGAAATTTTTTCAGTTTATCAAGATCATGCAGAAGATTTAGCCAACTTAATGCGAAAATTTATGCTAGATGCAAAAGTGATTCAGCATAAAAATGGTGCCATAACTTACCTTCAAAAAGCAGAGGATATCATCGACTTTCTCATCATTGTGGGTGCGATGACTTCAAAAGAAGCCTTTGAAGAAGTTAAAATCTTGAGAGAAACGAGAAATGATATCAATAGAGCAAATAATGCAGAGACTGCAAATATTGCAAAGACAATCAAAGCTAGTATGAAAACCATCAATAATATTATTAAAATTAAAGAAACAGTTGGAATAGAAAGTTTACCAATTGAACTACAGCAAGTAGCACAAATGAGAATTGAAAATCCTGATTATTCTATTCAGCAAATGGCAGATCAGTTGCCATTTGAAATTTCAAAAAGTGGTGTGAACCATCGGCTTAGAAAACTCAATAAAATAGCAGAGGATATTTAA
- a CDS encoding C69 family dipeptidase: MRNNKIQDSCTTILVGKKASYDGSTLVARTEDSQSGDFTPKHFLVIKPEDQPRHYKSILSSFEIDLPDNPMTYTAIPDALRKDGIWGEAGINEANVAMSETETLTTNSRVLGADPFVESGIGEEDMLTLVLPYIKSAREGVLRLGELLEKYGTYEPNGVAFSDVDEIWWLETVGGHHWIARRVPDDAYVVNPNQLGIDYFEFNNSDDYLYSSDLRDFISENHLDLTYSHEHFSPRYAFGSQKDKDKHYNTPRAWIAQKVLNPELEQDPESFFLPWQLKPYRKVTIEDIKYILSNHYQDTPYDPYGNKGNLVSQRTYRTIGINRTSQTAILQMRPDQSYETTGIQWIAYGSMPFNTIVPFFTKITETPTYFNNTSENVSTDNFYWMNRLIGALADAHFAAHQDKIESYQERTIAKGHQHIKAIEKALQNGQTIDFNQANQTMSNYIQRETQMLLNEILFDSSNLMTNRFSLSD; the protein is encoded by the coding sequence ATGAGAAACAATAAAATACAGGATTCATGTACAACGATACTAGTAGGAAAGAAAGCTTCTTATGATGGATCAACCTTAGTTGCAAGAACAGAAGATTCACAGAGTGGCGATTTTACTCCTAAACACTTTTTAGTAATCAAACCAGAAGATCAACCGCGACATTATAAATCTATTTTGTCATCATTTGAAATTGACTTACCCGACAATCCAATGACCTATACAGCTATACCTGATGCTTTAAGAAAAGATGGTATCTGGGGAGAAGCTGGCATTAATGAAGCTAATGTAGCCATGAGTGAGACAGAAACCTTAACAACTAATAGCAGAGTATTAGGTGCAGATCCTTTTGTTGAATCTGGTATTGGAGAAGAAGATATGTTGACTTTGGTTCTACCATATATCAAAAGTGCGCGTGAAGGGGTTTTACGACTTGGTGAACTTTTAGAAAAATATGGAACATATGAGCCTAATGGTGTAGCTTTTTCTGATGTTGATGAAATCTGGTGGTTAGAAACAGTAGGTGGACATCATTGGATTGCAAGACGTGTTCCAGATGATGCTTATGTTGTGAATCCTAATCAGCTTGGAATTGATTATTTTGAATTTAATAATTCAGATGATTACTTGTATTCATCTGATTTGCGTGATTTTATCTCAGAGAATCACTTGGATCTAACTTATTCACATGAACATTTTAGTCCTCGCTATGCTTTTGGTAGTCAAAAGGATAAAGATAAACACTACAATACACCTAGAGCTTGGATTGCCCAAAAAGTTTTAAATCCTGAATTAGAACAAGATCCAGAAAGTTTCTTTTTACCTTGGCAATTAAAGCCATACCGTAAAGTCACAATAGAAGATATCAAATATATTTTAAGCAATCATTATCAAGATACCCCTTATGATCCATATGGAAATAAGGGTAATCTAGTAAGTCAAAGAACGTACAGAACGATTGGAATCAATAGAACAAGTCAAACAGCAATTCTTCAAATGCGTCCTGATCAATCATATGAAACAACAGGTATTCAATGGATCGCCTATGGTTCAATGCCTTTTAATACTATTGTTCCTTTCTTTACTAAAATTACAGAGACGCCAACTTATTTTAATAACACAAGTGAAAATGTTTCAACAGATAATTTTTATTGGATGAATCGTCTGATTGGGGCATTGGCAGATGCTCATTTTGCTGCACATCAAGATAAAATTGAAAGTTATCAAGAAAGAACAATAGCTAAAGGACATCAGCACATAAAAGCAATTGAAAAAGCACTTCAAAATGGTCAAACAATTGATTTTAATCAAGCAAACCAAACAATGAGTAATTATATCCAAAGAGAAACTCAAATGTTATTGAATGAAATTTTATTTGATTCAAGTAACTTAATGACAAATCGTTTTTCATTGAGTGATTAG
- a CDS encoding zinc ABC transporter substrate-binding protein AdcA, producing MKKKFLLMISLVGLVFSWQLMQIKQVMADSKVKVVTTFYPVYEFTKGVVGKDGNVSMLIKAGIEPHDYEPSTKDVEKIQDADAFVYMDDNMETWAKDVKKSIKNDKPAIVKATGNMLLQAGTEEHEHEEGEEKSGHEGHHHEFDPHVWLSPYRAISVVENIRDGLSKAYPDKASTFKSNAAAYIEKLKELDAEYTAELSNAKQKSFVTQHAAFGYLALDYGLNQVPINGLTPEEEPSPKRIASLTKYVKNNDIKYIYFEENASSKVAETLAKETGAKSKVLSPLEGLTEKDMKAGKSYFTVMRENLKALKLTTDVAGKDIKPEEETNKTVYNGYFKDKDVEKRSLSNWSGKWQSVYPYLEDGTLDGVWDFKAKKSKGEMSAAQYKEYYTTGYKTDVSKITIDGKKKTMTFVKNGKKMTFTYKYDGYKILKYKKGNRGVRYMFKTEDKNADEFKYVQFSDHAIKNEKAEHFHLYWGGESQAKLLEELEHWPTYYPAKLTGHEIAQEIVAH from the coding sequence ATGAAAAAGAAATTTCTTTTAATGATCAGTTTAGTTGGCTTAGTTTTTTCTTGGCAACTGATGCAAATTAAGCAGGTCATGGCAGACAGTAAGGTTAAGGTTGTGACAACCTTTTATCCTGTTTACGAATTTACAAAAGGAGTAGTGGGAAAAGATGGCAATGTTTCAATGTTGATTAAAGCAGGTATTGAACCACATGATTATGAACCATCTACAAAAGATGTTGAAAAAATACAAGACGCTGATGCTTTTGTTTATATGGATGACAATATGGAAACTTGGGCAAAAGATGTTAAAAAATCAATTAAAAATGATAAACCTGCAATCGTAAAAGCAACAGGAAATATGCTTCTACAAGCAGGTACCGAAGAGCATGAACATGAAGAAGGTGAAGAAAAGTCAGGACATGAAGGTCATCATCACGAATTTGATCCACATGTTTGGTTATCACCTTATCGTGCAATTTCTGTCGTTGAAAATATTCGTGATGGATTGTCAAAAGCTTATCCCGACAAAGCTAGCACATTTAAATCAAATGCAGCAGCTTATATTGAAAAATTAAAAGAATTAGATGCTGAATACACTGCAGAACTTTCAAATGCTAAGCAAAAAAGCTTTGTAACACAACACGCAGCCTTTGGTTATTTAGCACTTGATTATGGTTTAAATCAAGTTCCAATTAATGGTTTAACTCCAGAAGAAGAACCCTCACCAAAACGCATTGCTTCATTGACAAAATACGTTAAAAATAATGATATTAAATACATTTATTTTGAAGAAAATGCATCAAGTAAAGTTGCTGAAACTTTAGCTAAAGAAACTGGGGCAAAATCAAAAGTATTGAGTCCTTTAGAAGGCTTAACAGAAAAAGATATGAAAGCAGGCAAATCATACTTTACTGTTATGCGAGAAAATTTAAAAGCTCTTAAATTAACGACAGATGTTGCTGGTAAAGATATTAAACCAGAAGAAGAAACCAATAAAACAGTCTATAATGGTTATTTCAAAGATAAAGATGTTGAAAAACGTTCATTGTCAAACTGGAGCGGCAAATGGCAATCTGTTTATCCATATTTAGAAGATGGTACTTTAGATGGTGTTTGGGATTTCAAAGCTAAAAAATCTAAAGGTGAAATGTCAGCAGCTCAATATAAAGAATATTATACAACTGGATATAAAACAGATGTTAGCAAGATCACGATTGATGGCAAAAAGAAAACAATGACTTTTGTTAAAAATGGTAAAAAAATGACATTTACCTATAAATATGATGGTTATAAAATTTTAAAATATAAAAAAGGTAACCGTGGAGTACGTTACATGTTCAAAACAGAAGATAAAAATGCTGATGAATTCAAATACGTTCAATTCAGCGACCATGCCATTAAGAATGAAAAAGCAGAACATTTCCATCTCTATTGGGGTGGAGAAAGCCAAGCAAAACTTCTTGAAGAGTTAGAACATTGGCCAACTTACTATCCTGCTAAATTAACAGGACATGAAATTGCACAAGAAATTGTAGCTCATTAA
- a CDS encoding type B 50S ribosomal protein L31, with amino-acid sequence MRKDIHPDYRQVVFLDTTTGYQFLSGSTKPTKETVEFEGETYPLIRVEISSDSHPFYTGRQKFTQADGRVDRFNKKYGLK; translated from the coding sequence ATGAGAAAAGACATTCATCCTGACTATCGTCAAGTTGTATTTTTAGATACAACAACTGGTTACCAATTCCTTAGTGGTTCAACTAAACCAACTAAAGAAACTGTTGAATTTGAAGGTGAAACTTACCCATTAATCCGTGTTGAAATTTCATCAGACTCACATCCATTCTATACTGGACGTCAAAAATTCACGCAAGCAGATGGACGTGTGGATCGTTTCAACAAAAAATACGGTCTCAAATAA
- a CDS encoding DHH family phosphoesterase, with translation MIDYTELLHKIEAYNTIIIHRHQNPDPDAIGSQAGLKELLCVNYPTKKILMTGFDEPSLSWLALMDKVNDEDYENALVIVTDSANRPRIDDQRYQNGQYLIKLDHHPNDDPYGDLSYVQTNASSASEIIADFALQCGLRFSDEAARLLYCGIVGDTGRFLYPATTSKTFRIAGELRLYQFDFSAMARQMDSFPYKIAKLQGYIFDHLEVDENGAARVTLTKEILDFYQVSPAESSAIVSSPGKIDIVESWIVFVEQEDGTYRVRLRSKTVVINDLAKKHDGGGHPLASGANSSGPKENDQIYNELKELVKNHKS, from the coding sequence ATGATAGACTATACAGAATTACTACATAAAATAGAAGCATATAATACAATTATTATACACCGACATCAAAATCCTGATCCTGACGCTATTGGTAGTCAAGCTGGTTTAAAAGAGTTATTATGCGTTAACTATCCTACTAAAAAAATATTAATGACTGGTTTTGATGAACCTAGTTTATCATGGTTAGCATTAATGGATAAGGTAAACGATGAAGATTATGAAAATGCCTTAGTCATTGTGACAGACTCTGCGAATAGACCTAGAATCGACGATCAACGATATCAAAATGGTCAATATCTCATTAAACTTGATCATCATCCCAATGATGATCCATATGGTGATTTAAGTTATGTACAAACAAATGCATCAAGTGCTAGCGAAATAATAGCTGACTTTGCTTTACAATGTGGTTTAAGATTTTCTGATGAAGCTGCAAGGCTACTTTATTGTGGGATTGTAGGTGATACAGGTCGCTTTTTATACCCAGCTACTACAAGTAAGACGTTTCGTATTGCTGGCGAGTTAAGGCTATATCAGTTTGATTTTTCAGCTATGGCTCGTCAAATGGATTCTTTCCCTTATAAAATCGCAAAATTACAGGGTTACATTTTTGATCATTTAGAAGTTGATGAAAATGGTGCTGCTAGGGTTACTTTGACAAAGGAAATATTAGACTTTTATCAAGTGTCTCCGGCAGAATCTTCTGCAATCGTAAGTAGTCCTGGAAAGATCGATATTGTTGAATCCTGGATTGTCTTTGTCGAACAAGAAGATGGTACTTATAGGGTTCGTTTAAGAAGTAAAACTGTTGTCATTAATGATTTGGCAAAAAAACATGATGGTGGAGGCCATCCTTTAGCTAGTGGTGCTAATTCAAGTGGTCCTAAAGAGAATGATCAAATTTACAATGAACTTAAAGAACTTGTGAAAAATCATAAATCATAA
- a CDS encoding GNAT family N-acetyltransferase, translating to MWFAKEFDELAPREIFQIFKNRVDIFVVEQECPYTEIDYEDLNAIHLFKMENNTLYAYCRIIETQNEIKIGRVLVPKEYREHGLAKELLKRALACCNKQFPDQTVYIQAQEYLQSFYQTFGFKAISDIYLEDNIPHLDMIINKGKT from the coding sequence ATGTGGTTTGCAAAAGAATTTGATGAATTAGCCCCAAGAGAAATTTTTCAAATTTTTAAAAATAGAGTAGATATTTTTGTAGTTGAACAAGAATGTCCCTATACTGAAATCGATTATGAGGATTTAAATGCCATTCATCTTTTTAAAATGGAAAATAACACTTTATATGCTTATTGTCGCATCATTGAAACTCAAAATGAAATCAAAATAGGTCGTGTCTTAGTTCCTAAAGAATATAGAGAGCATGGCCTAGCTAAAGAACTTTTGAAAAGAGCACTTGCATGTTGTAATAAACAGTTCCCAGATCAAACTGTTTATATCCAAGCGCAAGAATATTTGCAAAGTTTTTATCAAACATTTGGATTTAAAGCTATTTCAGACATCTATTTAGAAGATAACATACCACATCTTGATATGATAATTAATAAAGGAAAAACATGA
- the yghU gene encoding glutathione-dependent disulfide-bond oxidoreductase — MSQYQLPTKWEAPKEMGGQWGSLNQPTAGSRFEQKLPKGKKPFQVYSTGTPNGIKATIMLEELKELGLQADYDLFKINIGEGDQFGSDFVAINPNSKIPAMLDQSEENDIRVFESASILLYLAEKYDRLIPKDTLGKTEVLNWLFWQTGAAPFLGGGFGHFFHYAPEKIEYAINRFAMEAKRQLDLLDKELKDKDYIVGNDYTIADIAIWSWYGRLALDKVWDNASTFLDVTSYKHLQKWAKNIADRPAVKRGLEVEYKAIK, encoded by the coding sequence ATGAGTCAATATCAATTACCAACAAAATGGGAAGCACCAAAAGAAATGGGTGGACAATGGGGAAGTTTAAACCAACCAACAGCTGGTTCACGTTTTGAACAAAAATTACCAAAAGGTAAGAAACCATTTCAAGTCTACTCAACCGGAACCCCAAATGGCATTAAAGCAACTATAATGCTTGAAGAACTTAAAGAATTGGGCTTACAAGCAGACTATGATTTATTTAAGATCAATATCGGTGAAGGTGATCAGTTCGGATCTGACTTTGTTGCTATCAATCCTAATTCAAAAATACCTGCTATGCTTGATCAATCAGAAGAAAATGATATTCGTGTCTTTGAATCAGCTTCAATTCTTCTTTATCTTGCAGAAAAATATGACAGATTAATTCCAAAAGATACTCTAGGCAAGACAGAAGTCTTAAACTGGCTCTTTTGGCAAACAGGTGCAGCTCCCTTCTTAGGAGGTGGTTTTGGACATTTCTTCCACTATGCTCCTGAAAAAATCGAATATGCTATTAACCGTTTTGCAATGGAAGCTAAAAGACAACTGGACCTTTTAGATAAAGAATTGAAGGATAAAGATTACATCGTAGGTAATGACTACACTATTGCAGATATTGCCATTTGGTCATGGTATGGAAGATTGGCTTTAGATAAAGTCTGGGATAATGCTAGTACATTTTTAGATGTTACATCATATAAACATTTACAAAAATGGGCTAAGAATATTGCAGATCGTCCTGCAGTTAAGCGTGGTCTAGAAGTTGAATATAAAGCTATAAAATAA
- a CDS encoding flavodoxin — translation MALAKIVYASMTGNTEEIADIVASKLEELGHNVEVDECTTVDATDFEDVDIAIVASYTYGDGDLPDEIVDFYEDLQDVDLSGKIFGVIGSGDTFYDYFCKSVDDFEEQFALTGAQKGADSVKVDLSAEDEDIENLEAFAEKISSHFN, via the coding sequence ATGGCATTAGCTAAAATCGTTTATGCCAGTATGACAGGAAATACTGAAGAAATTGCAGATATAGTTGCAAGTAAATTGGAAGAACTAGGGCATAATGTTGAAGTTGATGAGTGTACTACTGTAGATGCTACAGACTTTGAAGATGTTGATATTGCTATTGTTGCTAGCTATACTTATGGTGATGGTGATTTGCCAGATGAAATCGTTGATTTTTACGAAGATCTTCAAGATGTTGATTTATCTGGAAAAATATTTGGTGTCATAGGTTCTGGTGATACTTTTTACGATTATTTTTGTAAATCTGTTGATGATTTTGAAGAGCAATTTGCTTTAACAGGTGCACAAAAAGGTGCGGATTCTGTAAAAGTTGATCTTTCAGCAGAAGATGAGGATATTGAAAATCTTGAAGCTTTTGCGGAGAAAATTTCAAGTCATTTTAACTAG
- a CDS encoding chorismate mutase codes for MKKESWEQDLSAIRDDIDLLDDKLLSLIEERMSLVTKIGLIKKQHHLTSLDQTREIKIKQHLEEMIEDKSKSNYIIPIFETIMATSKAFQSNEIIRDDRKNDSN; via the coding sequence ATGAAAAAAGAATCATGGGAGCAAGACTTGAGTGCTATTAGAGATGATATCGATCTTCTTGATGATAAGTTATTGAGTCTTATTGAAGAAAGAATGTCATTAGTTACAAAAATAGGCTTAATAAAAAAACAGCATCATTTGACAAGTCTAGATCAAACAAGAGAAATTAAGATAAAACAACATTTAGAAGAAATGATTGAAGATAAGTCAAAAAGTAATTATATTATACCTATTTTTGAAACAATAATGGCAACTTCAAAAGCTTTTCAATCAAATGAAATAATAAGGGATGATAGAAAAAATGATTCCAATTAG
- a CDS encoding chloride channel protein, with the protein MIEKMIPIRDLKAIKIKVLVQLFIVALLIGIVVGVIDTVFGRVLLVLTSTRDHNPLVFLPFLPIIGLLIVYSYQHYGGLASKGMGLLFQVSQNKEKTIPKRLIPLVMLSTWATHLFGGSAGREGVAVQLGATIGSWFHQKWPNQVSSKVLLVTGMAAGFAGLFQTPIAAVFFACEVFILGQIEIQALFPAIIASFTSSFVSHQLGLEKFSVFVSKSVNLSPIIFVKLIILGFIFGLVGNLFAFSLARLKKFWSTQLVNPYKRIFIGALFLTALLIILYQGRYAGLGTNLISQSFSHSHINPYDWCLKLFLTVLTISIGYQGGEVTPLFAIGATLGVTLAPIFGLPVEVVASLGYIAVFSSATNTFLAPIFIGVEVFGNSNILAYFLVVSFAYLTNRNYSIYADQESLL; encoded by the coding sequence ATGATAGAAAAAATGATTCCAATTAGAGATTTAAAAGCTATAAAAATTAAAGTTTTAGTACAGCTATTCATTGTTGCTTTACTTATTGGTATTGTTGTAGGTGTTATTGATACTGTTTTTGGAAGAGTATTATTAGTATTAACAAGTACACGAGATCATAATCCGCTTGTCTTTCTTCCATTTTTACCGATTATTGGTTTGTTGATTGTCTACTCATATCAGCACTATGGCGGTCTTGCCAGTAAAGGGATGGGATTACTTTTTCAAGTTAGTCAAAACAAAGAGAAGACTATACCTAAAAGATTGATACCATTAGTGATGTTATCAACCTGGGCCACTCATTTATTTGGTGGTAGTGCCGGACGTGAAGGCGTTGCTGTTCAATTGGGTGCAACAATCGGAAGTTGGTTTCATCAGAAATGGCCTAATCAAGTTTCTTCAAAAGTTCTACTAGTAACGGGAATGGCAGCAGGTTTTGCTGGTTTATTTCAAACGCCAATAGCAGCTGTTTTCTTTGCTTGTGAAGTTTTTATTCTTGGGCAAATCGAAATACAAGCATTATTTCCTGCAATTATTGCCTCTTTTACATCCAGCTTCGTTTCACATCAATTAGGTTTAGAAAAGTTTTCCGTATTTGTTTCAAAATCTGTCAACCTCTCACCAATTATATTCGTAAAACTAATTATTTTAGGATTTATTTTTGGTTTAGTTGGAAATTTATTTGCCTTTTCATTGGCTCGATTAAAAAAATTTTGGTCAACTCAATTGGTAAATCCTTATAAGAGAATTTTTATTGGTGCCCTTTTTTTAACGGCTTTACTAATTATCTTGTATCAAGGAAGATATGCTGGATTAGGAACCAATCTAATTTCTCAGTCTTTTAGTCATTCTCATATTAATCCATACGATTGGTGTCTAAAACTTTTTTTAACTGTTCTAACAATCTCCATTGGTTATCAAGGCGGTGAAGTGACGCCATTGTTTGCAATAGGTGCCACATTAGGTGTGACACTTGCACCAATTTTTGGTCTTCCAGTTGAAGTAGTAGCATCGCTTGGCTATATTGCAGTTTTTAGTAGTGCCACAAATACTTTTTTAGCACCTATTTTTATCGGAGTAGAAGTTTTTGGGAATTCTAATATTTTAGCTTATTTCTTAGTTGTTTCATTTGCCTATTTAACAAATAGAAACTATTCTATATATGCAGATCAAGAAAGTTTGCTGTGA
- the rplS gene encoding 50S ribosomal protein L19 → MNPLIQSLTESQLRSDIPEFRAGDTVRVHAKVVEGNRERIQIFEGVVISRKGHGISEMYTVRKISSGIGVERTFPIHTPRVAKIEVVRYGKVRRAKLYYLRALQGKAARIQEIRR, encoded by the coding sequence ATGAATCCATTAATTCAAAGTTTGACTGAAAGTCAACTACGTTCTGATATCCCTGAGTTCCGCGCTGGTGACACTGTTCGCGTACATGCGAAAGTTGTTGAAGGTAACCGTGAACGTATCCAAATTTTCGAGGGTGTTGTTATCTCTCGTAAAGGTCATGGCATTTCAGAAATGTATACAGTACGTAAAATTTCTAGTGGTATTGGTGTAGAACGTACATTCCCAATCCACACACCACGTGTTGCAAAAATTGAAGTTGTTCGTTACGGTAAAGTCCGTCGTGCTAAACTTTATTATTTACGTGCTTTACAAGGTAAAGCTGCACGTATCCAAGAAATCCGCCGTTAA